Proteins encoded by one window of Candidatus Obscuribacterales bacterium:
- a CDS encoding GNAT family N-acetyltransferase, translating into MFATSDATPSKPAPTNDYTEFNGTSSTNPRIFFSTEREIDLYDLEELCDAVGWSRRPLRKVKKAIQHSFLVVSMWEQRGAQRRLVGFSRATSDHAFNATIWDVVVHPDYQGKGLGKALMKQVIKKLRSEDISNITLFADPQVIDFYRGLGFMPDPEGIKGMFWYPD; encoded by the coding sequence TTGTTTGCGACCTCTGACGCGACCCCGTCAAAGCCAGCACCAACCAATGACTATACTGAGTTCAACGGAACTTCAAGCACCAATCCTCGCATCTTTTTCAGTACAGAGCGCGAGATAGATTTGTATGACCTTGAAGAGCTGTGTGATGCGGTCGGCTGGTCTCGCCGTCCACTGCGCAAGGTGAAAAAGGCCATCCAGCACAGCTTTTTAGTGGTGTCGATGTGGGAACAGCGCGGCGCACAGCGGCGGCTCGTGGGCTTTTCTAGGGCCACCTCCGATCACGCCTTCAATGCCACCATTTGGGACGTCGTAGTGCATCCTGACTACCAAGGCAAGGGGCTGGGTAAAGCTTTGATGAAGCAGGTGATCAAAAAGCTGCGCAGTGAAGACATCAGCAACATTACGCTATTTGCCGACCCCCAGGTCATCGATTTCTACCGAGGGCTAGGCTTCATGCCCGACCCTGAAGGCATTAAGGGCATGTTTTGGTATCCAGACTAG